CCAGTTCGCATCCTCCTGGATCGCATGAAGTCGCCGCTGGCGGCCGATTGTTGAAGTATTGCGTCGAGCAGAGCGGCGTTGGCGATATTCAAGCGGATATTGTTTACGAATGGCCTCAAGAGGAAGCATTGCTCGATCGAGCCAGTACGGTCGTCTTTTTGGGAGATACGTTTCCTCCGCAGCGGATGCCTGAGACGAAGAAAATCTTGACGCAGCTTGATGCGATGATGCAGCGCGGCTGCGGCATCGTCTGCATTCATTACGCGACGGGACTATGGGGCGAAGATGTAACGGCCGACGGCGATCACCCGTTGCTCGGTTGGCTAGGGGGATACTTCGCCAACGGCACTTGTCCGCATCACCAGGGGATCGCCAAAATTTTTCCGCAAGCGACGATCACGCCAGCCGCCGGCCAGCATCCGATTTTGCACGGTTGGAAGTCGTTCACGTTGCACGATGAACCGTACATCCTTAATTACTTTGGCGGTCCTCAGAATCGCCCGGCCGACAATGTCACGCCGATCGCGATATCAAAATTACCGCCGGAGAATCCGCACAACGAGATTGTCGCGTGGGCCGTTCAGCGCAAGGATAGCGGTCGCGGTTTTGCGATCGTCATGCCCCACTTCTACAAAAACTGGACCAACGATGACCTGCGCTGCTGCGTCTTGAACGGCATTGTGTGGACAGCGAAAGAAACCGTGCCGAACGACGGCGTGCAGGTGAAACTGCCGGAACTGACGCAGTTTGAGCCGGCCGCGGTCGAGTATGCGCCGCGCGCCAAACGACAACCGGCTGGCGCCAAGTAACCTGCGACGGCTTTAACGCTTCCACGCCAACAGCACGACTCCGGCGCCCACGAGCGCAATGCCCAACCATTCCCGCGGCACAGGGCGTTCGCCCAGAAAGAGAAACGCGAACACGGCGACCAGCACCAGGCTGAACTTGTCGACCGGCGCAACCTTGGACGCTTCCCCCACTTTCAACGCGCGGAAGTAACAAACCCACGAAGCGCCAGTCGCCAGGCCCGAAGCGACCAGAAACACGAGCGTCTTAAACGAGAGTTGCCGCGGATCACTAATCGCTCCGGTCGCCCAGACGAACCCGGCCAGCACGATCAAGATCACGACAGTGCGGATCAGCGTGGCGAAGTCCGAGTTGACGCCTTCCAGGCCGATCTTGGCGAAGATCGCGGTCAGCGCGGCGAAGCCGGCGGAGAGTAACGCCCAGGCGAACCAGTTGCTGGTGATGTCCATGAAACGCCTTACTTGCATTGGTGAAGGGATCTACCGACCGGGCCAGCGACAAAATGGCCCTGGCCTGCGGTTCTACCTATTCTAGCGTTCCGCCACACGACAATTTTTGGCCGCAGCGTCGTTTTCTGGGCGACGCCGGGGTGACTGTCCACGAGAAACGCTTTACGGTAGAAGGAGAGGAGTAGCGCCGGATGCTTCCACCATTATTGGGGATCTGAACCAAACGTCCTGACGCACTGTCTCCTTCAGCGTTCCCCGGCATCCAAATGCCATCCGCCCTCTCCGATGCACCCCAGCTGCGAACTTACTCTATGGCGACTGAAAGCCCCGAATCGACGCTTGCCGACGAAGTCTCCCCTGAAATTACTCCTTCCACAGAAGTTGCCGATGCGACGAAGGTGAGTCGCCCGCAGTTGGTGATCGCGATCCTGGGAGCGCTCAGCGTGTCGCATCTGTTGAACGATGTGATGCAGTCGCTGTTGCCTGCGGTTTATCCGCTATTGAAAGAAAACTATTCGCTGTCGTTCTTTCAGGTCGGGCTGATCACGTTCACGTTTCATGTGACCGCTTCGCTGCTGCAGCCGCTGGTCGGGATGGTGACCGATCGACGGCCATGGCCTTATTCGCTGGTCGTCGGGATGGGCTTTACGCTCGTCGGTTTGAATCTGTTGGCGTTGGCCGGAAGCTTTGAATCGATCTTAATCGCCGCCGCGATGGTCGGAATCGGCTCGTCGGTCTTTCATCCCGAAGCGTCGCGCGTGGCGCGGCTCGCCTCGGGGGGGCGTTATGGTTTTGCGCAGTCGTTGTTTCAAGTGGGAGGCAATGCAGGCTCGGCGATTGGTCCGTTGTTGGCCGCGTTTGTGGTCGCTCCTTGGGGACAGCCGAGCATCGCGTGGTTCTCGATCGGCGCCATCGCGGCCCTGATGATTTTGGGCTACGTCGGGCGATGGTATCAACGTCATTTGAACGACTTGAAAGCGAATCCGCGGAAGGTCCGAATCGAGCAAACGTCGACGCTGACGCCGGGCCGCGTGTATGGCGCCGTCGGCGTGTTGCTGATGTTGGTCTTTTCGAAGTACATCTACCTGGTCAGTCTGAGCAGCTACTACACGTTCTATCTGATGGACAAGTTCGACGTGCCGGTGCAATCGGCTCAGTTGTATCTGTTTATCTTCTTAGGCGCCGTCGCGGTCGGCACGTTGGGCGGAGGACCGGTCGGCGATCGATTGGGCTTTAAAACGGTGATTTGGTTTTCGATTCTCGGCGTGTTGCCGTTCACCTTGATTTTGCCTTACGCCAATTTGTTTGGGACGGTGGTGCTGACCGTGCCGATCGGTTTGATCCTGGCTTCCGCTTTCTCAGCAATCATCGTTTACGCCCAAGAACTGCTGCCGAGCAAAGTGGGCATGATCGCTGGGATGTTCTTCGGTTTCGCCTTTGGGATCGCCGGGATCGGCGCCGCGGTGCTCGGTTGGCTGGCCGATCAGACGAGTATCGAATACGTCTATCACGTCTGCTCGTTCCTGCCGCTGGTGGGACTTTTGACGGCACTGCTGCCGAATCTGGAGTCCCGAGGCTAGGCGAACAAGGTTTTTGAGGATTGTAAGTGGTTGTTATTTAATGGTTTACAATTGGAGCGGTTTTTTTCAAAAATGAATGTTGCAACGCATAGTGGTGCGACGTATAACAGGGGAATGACAAATGCACCCCGCAACAAGGAGAACGGACTCGCCGCTGAAATCGGCAAGCGAACTCCGTTTACCAGCTTGAAACAGGAAGCCTATCTGAATCTGGTTCGCACGCATGAGCAGCTTGCCGGCCAGTTTGCCCGACTGCTGAAGCAGCACGGCTTGTCGGACCCGCAATACAATGCGTTGCGCATCTTGCGGGGCGAAGGGAAGCCGATGCAGACCTACCAGATTGCGGAGCGGATGATCACGTCGCAGACCGATATTTCTCGCTTGGTTGATCGCCTTGAGACCAACGAGTTGGTCGAGCGAGAACGTAGCGCCGAAGATCGCCGTGTCGTGTGGGTTACGCTTACAAAGCAAGGAAGTGCGATTTTGAAGAAACTCGATCAACCGGTCGCCGATCTCCATGAGTCGCAGTTTAAAGCATTCAGCGATGACCAATTGAAGTCGTTGACCAAGTTGCTCTTTGCTGCTCGCAAGAGTGGAGAGTGACGCTCCTTTTTTTGCCGGATATATGTTGCAACATATATTTGTGTCGCGAGTTGCGTCTGGGCAACGAGTCGCGGCTGCGGATTGGAAACGAACCAATTGCAAAGTTTGATATTTAGAACAGGAAAATTCAAAATGGCCAAATTACTTCACATTGAGTCGTCCCCCCGGAAAGCTCGCTCCGCTTCGATCGCCGTGGCGAAAGAGTTTTTAGCGAAATATCAAGAGGCGAATCCGGCGGACGAAGTTGAGACATGGGACTTGTGGTCGACTTCGTTGCCGGAATTCGATGGCGATACGATCGACGCTAAGTACCAGATCTTGCATGGCCAAGATCACTCGCCAGAGCAAGCCGCCGCTTGGAAAGGAGTGACCGACGTGTTCGATCGATTCAACTCGGCCGATAAGTATGTGTTGAGTCTGCCGATGTGGAATTTTGGCGTTCCGTATAAACTGAAGCACCTGATCGACGTCATCACCCAGCCGGGGTTGGCTTTCAACTTTTCCCCAGAGACCGGCTACACGGGGCTAGTGACCGGCAAACCGATCACGGTGATTTATGCTCGCGGCGGCGAATACACGTCTAGCGAGCAAATGAAGGCGATCGATTTTCAAAAGTCATACGTTGAATTCTTGCTGGGCTTCATCGGCTTTACCGACGTGAAGAGTATCGTCATCGAGCCGATGTTGGCGCCGCCGGAAGTCGCTGGTCCTGCGAAAGAGAACGCTAAGAAGCAAGCGACGGAAATCGCGGCCAGCTTCTAGGTCAACGAATACCGAACGACGGATCGCTGCACGATCTGCTAAAAAACCGCCAGGCGCTTACGCAGCGCCTGGCGGTTTTTGTCATTCTCAGTTGCCGCCATCGGAAAAGTTGACGCGAAGTAAGAGTCACGTTGGAATTGCTGGAGGGAATCAGCCTGGTGATCCAAGGGAACTTTGGGGATCACCACTATCCGTTTCATCGCGATGACCATGTTGTGGCTAGCGTCAATAAGGCGTATTGGGCCTGGACCGACACCTACGGCATCGAAACGGAAGATAGCGCCGATGACGTCGCCATTTTGTGATCGACCAGGTCTGGGATGACCAACAGCGTCGCAGAAATAGTTCCTCGCCTTGATCCTGCTGGGGACGCGACCCGCTTATTCTGACTTGCCGCAGTTGATCATCCACGGCGTGCCGAAGCGATCGGTCACCATGCCAAAGCGCAACGCCCAGAAGGTTTCTTGCAGCGGCATCTCGATCTTGCCTCCTTCGGAGAGCCCGGCGAAAACCCGTTCCGCTTCGGAGGGTTCGTCAATTTGCAACGAAACCTTGAATCCTTGCGGTTTCGCAAATTGCTCTGGCGGACAGTCCGAAGCCATCAGCAGCGTATCGCCGATCGTCATGCACGCATGCATGATTTTGTCTTGCCAGTCTTCTGGGACATGCTCGCCGGCGGGAGTGCCGGCATGGGGCAATATCGCTTCGATCTTGGCGCCCAATAGCTTTTCGTAAAACTCAAACGCCGCTCGGCAATCGCCACGAAAAAAGAGATAGGGGCTGACTTGCATCGGGGGAAGCTCCTGAGGAATTCGATAGTGCGCACAATTTCGAATATTGGAGAGGAAGATTCCCTCTCAGGGAAGCGCGGAGGGCCAAATTTTAGGAAGAGTTCGCGCCAGGCGGTGCAAACCGCTAGTTCGAGTTCAGCGATTATCTCGCCTCCGTGTTGTTTTGCAACGTGCTCATTTGGATGCGAGCGGAGATTTCTTTCAAGAACGACTTACGCTCAATCGGCTTGGTTAGATAAGCGTCGCAACCGGCGTCTAGGCACTTATTAACGTCTCCGCGCATCGCATGAGCGGTCAATGCGATGATCTGGCCGGTGTAGCCGGCATTGCGAAGTTGAGCGGTCGCCGTGTAGCCGTCCATCACCGGCATTTGCATATCCATCAGGATGACGTCGAACGGAGTGTCTGCTCGCCATGCTTGGAGTGCGGCGTCGCGTCCGAGTTCGCCATTCTCAGCAATTGTGACGTCAGCGCCTGCTTTGCGGAGAATAAAGCCAATGAGTTTTCGATTGTCGGGACCATCCTCGACCAAGAGGACGCGCCCATGGAGGTTGCTGGTCGCGACGATGGTCGAGGGACTATCTGGTTCCGCGGCGTCATGCGACGATCGCAAGGGAACTCCGGTTAAATCACCCGTCGCAACACGTAGGGTGAAAGTGCTGCCGTGCCCCGGTTGGCTCTCGACCGTGATTTCACCTCCCAGCAACTCGGCGATTTGCTTGGTGATCGTCAAGCCAAGTCCGGTGCCGCCAAAATTGCGCGTTGTCGATGCGTCCGCTTGGCGAAATGGCTGAAAGATATGCTCCAACTGTTCCAACGACATGCCGATGCCCGAGTCAATTACCTGGAAGCTCATCAGCTCGTTGGCGAAGTCGCATTGGGCGATGACTTTCACCACCCCTTTTCGGGTGAACTTGATCGCGTTTCCGACGAGATTGAACAGGGCTTGCTTCAATCGCGTCGAATCGCTGCAGATCGTTTGCGGGAGTGAGCCTCGCCATTCGATCTGCAACTGATTCTCTTGGGCGATCGCTCGGTCGTTCAGTAACTCTTGCACGTCGCGCACAACTTCGATCGGATTCATGGTGCGCAGTTCGATATCGAACTTGCCCGCTTCGACTTTCGAAAGATCGAGAATGTCGTTGATCAATTCGAGCAGGTGATTTCCGTTGCGCTGAATGGTGCCGACTGATTTGCGTTTCTCCTCTTCCGACACCCCTTGTTCGAGCAGGAGATCGCTGAACCCGACGATAGCGGTCATGGGGGTTCGAATTTCGTGGCTCATATTGGCGAGAAACTCGCTTTTGATCTTGCTGGCGCGTTTCGCTTCTCGATGGGCGGAGATGAGCTCTGCGTTGACCGCTTTCAGGCGAGCCTCGACGGCGCATTTTTCCGTGATGTCGCTTTCGATCATCATGAATCCGGTCAGCGTGCCGTTGGCGTCAAATAGCGGTGCGATTTCAGTTGAAACAACATATTCTCGCCGGTCTTTAGCGTAGTTGACGATTTCCGCATTGGTGGAAACTCGGTGAAGGAACGCTTCCTGCAGGCGTGCGATCGCATCCGGATTGCTGTTAGGACCATACAACAGTTCGCTGGGCGTTTTTTGGAGGGCTTCTTCCAGTCGATACCCACTGATTCGCGTAAAGCCGTCGTTGACCCATTCAATCTTGCCGTCAATGTCGGTAATAATTACGCCGTTGCTGGTGCGACGAATAATCTTCGCCAGGCGTTCCGCTTCATCGGCTGCCTCCGTCGCGCATTTTTCGCTTGCTCGTAACTCTTGCGTCATGTCTTCAGCTAAGGCCATCGCGCGTGTTTGGCTTAAGCCCATCGACCAGACGATGCCGGCCAGCAATAAGCTGAGCGCCGCTCCGCCAAGTCCCAAGACTGCCGGCGTCACGCGATCAATTTGTGCGTCAAACTGGGGAGTGGTGCTTGTTACGATGGTCCAAGCCCGACCACCGACGGTGATCGGCTCGCTATGGAAAAAGGTGCGGCCTTTGTACGCCGCTTGATTGAAATGGAGGCCAGCGAAGTTATCCAAGTGGCGATCATGATCGTATAAATAGGGTCGTTTGGTCCGCTCGTCTCCATCGAAGATTTCAAAATCAAGTCCGTTGTCGAGCATATCGCCCATGCGATCCAGACTTCGCTCCAAGATAATCGGCGCATACAAGACGCCGGCTAGATTGGCTTCTCGCTCGACGGGCGTATGCGGATTGGTCTCGTTTTTGTAGACCGGAACATAATAGAGAAATCCGGACCGCTCGACATTATCTTGCAAGAGATGGATCATGCCGGTGATCGTCGGTTCGCCAGAGCGGATCGCTTTTTCGATCGCAGTGCGCCGAATATTTTCGGATCCAATATCGTAACCCCAGGCAGCGCGATTATCTTCCAGGGGATAGACATGTTGGATGATGTACGCGATCGGCGCGTCTCCAAGAGAATGAACCGCGAACTCGGGCGCATTGTCGGCTCGTTCTTGGGCGACAAAGCTATCAACATCGTCGCGGTTGACGCGTTGGATCATGCCAAAGCCGATGGCGCCCGGAAATTCGTTCGGCAAGTCGCGGGAAGCGACATACGCGGCGAATTCGCGGCGGTCCACAAATTGACTGCCGGTGTACATGCCGCGGGCCCCATTGAGACCATAGACGCAGATGTTTGCACGTCGTTGAATCTCCAGCGTCAGCAACTCGCTTCGCCGTAAGAACTGTGCGAAATTGGCGCTGCGAATATGATTTTGCGAGTCGCGAACGAGTAAAGCCGTCACCAGAAATCCAACCAGTAACGTCACAGTGACGATGCAGATTAAGGGTTGCGCGCGGCGGATATCTTTTTTCAAACGCGTGAAGAAAACGTCGGTCTTCGCAAGTTTCAATCCTTGCGAAGCCAGAAGAATACTCAATGCAATGGTCGAGAGGAGCAACGCCGTATGGATCGCTGTGGTGGAAAAGATGGGAATATCTCGGAGACCCGACGCGCGACTCAGAAACATCCCCACGCCGAGGACGCCGATTGCTCCGCCGAGGAGCGTCGCTCCGATTCCAATTGGCTTGAAAGTTCCGCGCCAAAGAAGCATCCCGACGCCTAGCAACGAGATTCCCAGTGATGTTCCTAATGACATTTGCCCTGGAATCTCGCCGGCTGCAATGGAAGCGGGGTCATCGCATAGCAACGTATTGATCCCCAGATCAACCGCCGTTAGAGATTGGGTCAAATTCGCGATTCCCATTGCGATCGCGAGCAAGGCAAGCAGTTGGGGAAGAAGTTGGAGTCTGTTGGGGGGACGCGTCACGATCGTCCAAAACAGTCCGGCCAGAGAGAGGAGCGCCAAGCCGACGGCCGTGTTGACCTTCATCGTGGGAAGTCCCGCGATGATGGATCGTAAACTGATCCAGCCTGCCGGCCACGCGATGAGGACGAGCAAGGATGTTAGCAGGCTCAGGCAAAGCAGAATTCGAGCGGCGATGATTAGCCACGCAGCGTCAATCGTCGCCGTCGTGCGCGATTCATCACGATGGCTAACTTTTATCTGCATTTCAATTCTTGCCCCCTACCAATCTCCGCCCTGGGATGGCGCACAAAACCTGCTTCGTTCTGTTCGCCGCCATCGTGGAGATGATTTTCATTACGCGAAAATCTAGGTTGTCCGCAAATTCACGAGAGCAAGCAGGGGGATATTCACCGTAACTCCACGCAGGAGAGAGCGCTGCGGGCATTAGAAAACGCACAATCGACACATCTGCTACCGCCAAAACGGCGAAGTTGACTACGATTGAAGTTGGAAGCAGTTTCAGCGCGGACGCATCCGTTAGCTAGAAGTTGGCATGAGTCCCGTCAATGTGCCGGTGCTGCTGGAGAATCGATCGGTTTCAACTCCCATTCGCTGCAGCATGCTGACGAAAAGATTGCAAAGCGGCGTATTGTCATCCTGACGAAACGCAAGGTGCTCGCCATGTTGAAATCCGCCGCCTGCCAGCAGAATCGGCAGGTTGGTATTGCTATGGATGTTGGCGTCTCCCATGTTGCTGCCAAACAGCACCATCGTACTGTCTAGCAAGCGACCAGCGCCGTCAGGTTGGGCGGCCAGGCTTTCCAGCAACTCGCCAAAGATTCTTAGTTGTTGCAGATCGACTTTTTCGAGCTGGGCGACCTTTTGCGGCGACTGGCCATGGTGGCTCAGGTTGTGGTAGCCGTCGAGCGATTTTTCCTGATCAACAATCTCAAACACGCCGGTTGCAAACGCGTCGATCATAAGCGTTACGATCCGGGTCGAATCGCTCTGTAACGCTAACTGCGCCATTGAAAGCATCAACTCCAGTTTCGAGAAGAACTGCGATTTGTCCAGGATGTCGACCGGCGGTTCACGTTCGACGACAGGCTTTGGTAGTTGTTCCCAGTTGCCGGCGGCATGCAAACGTTCTTCCAACTGGCGAACCGAGGTGAAATATTGATCCAGTCGATGTTGGTCGTCAGTTCCCAGCCCACGTTGAAAATGACGCATGTCTTCTAACAAGACGTCCAAGATGCTGCTGCGTTGCTGCAGTTGATGTAGGCGAAGTTCGACTTCGCTTTTGCTCCCTTGTACAAACATCTGTCGAAATAGAGCCGCGGGACTATCTTCGGCCGGCAGCAAGGCGCCGTCGCGCGACCACGACAAGCTGCGGTTCGCTTTGTCGATGTTGACGCCCAGGTTGAGCGTTGGGAAGCGCGTTTGTTGACCGAGCTGCTCGACCGCGAATTGATCGAGAGAAATCGAATTGCGAAAACCGCTGCGCGTCGGGTCTCGGGCTGCGGTAAGAAAGCAATTCTCGGTCGAATGGCCACCCACAACCGACGGATGGGACAACCCGCTGAATACGGTAAAGTCTTGGCGATGGTCGCCGATCACTTTTAAGTAGGGCGATAATTGGTAGTCAGCGCCGCTTTGTTGCGGAAAAAAGGGAGCAGGCAATACGCCTAGATTATTCGAGATCAGCAACATCCGTTGCGGAGTTTCGCCCGCAGGAATCGAATCGCCATAGAGCGGGCGGAAACAGTCGAGCAGCGGCAAGCCGAGACAAACGCCTACGCCTTGTAAAAAGCGGCGTCGCTTGAAAGAGCGAGTGAGGAAGTGTGAGTTTGTCATCGTTTACGGAGTGCTTTCTACTTCAGTGAAAATCGGGCTGGCGACCCATTGATGCAGCAGGTCACGCGTGCGATAGCCATTGGCGGCACATTGATCAAGAATCGAATCGATCTCGGATCGATCCGAAAATCGAACCTCGGCGCCGGTCGCATAAAGCGTCCATTGGTGCAGCAAATTGCGAGCAAGTTGGCGAGGACTGGCCACTAGCAACGTTTTCAGTTCATGGACGTCTGCAAATTGCTCTCCGCTGAGCAGCGTGCCCGCGGCGTCAACTTCGGCCGCAACACGGTATTTAAACGGATGACCGGCTCGATCAATACCTGTAATTTCAACCCCTTTCTCCAAGCTCCGATATCGATCGCGCCATGCTCCCATCACGTCGAAATTCTCCAGTGCAAAGCCAACCGGATCGAAACGTGCGTGACATGCGGCGCAAGATTCTTCAGCCGCATGTTTCGCCAGCAGTTGCCGAACGGTGGAAGCTCCGCGGATATCAGGCTCGATTGCCGGTATCGATTTAGGAGGGGGCGGCGGAGGCTGTCCTAGCAACTTCTCCATGACCCAGACTCCTCGTTTGACCGGCGACGTGGTCGTTCCATCGGTGGTCAACTTTAAGACAGACGCTTGCGTGAGCAATCCGCCATAGGGACTCCACTCTGGCAAATCGACGCGGCGCATCGCCGAGCCGCTTTGTCGAGCCAATCCATAATGAGCGGCCAGCCGGTCGTTCAGGTAGGTGAAATCAGAATCAATGATCGTTGTAATCGGCAAGTTATCGCGAATCATGGCCGCGAAAAACGTTTGGGTCTCGCGCTCCATCGAATCGACCAGGTAGTCATCTTTGCGATACTCGGGATAGAGTCGAATATCGGGCAAATCGCGGCGTAAATTGCTGAGGTTGAGCCATTGATCGGTAAAGTGGTTGACGAAGCGATCAAATCGTCGGTCGAGGATCATGCGGTCAACTTCCGCTTGCAATTGTTCCGGATTAGCCAGTTCGCCGTCCGTCGCTTTTTGCAGCAGTCGCTCATCGGGACGCGAGTTCCAGAAGAAGTGCGAAAGACGCGAAGCAAGCGCCGTGGGGGCGTGTCGCGGATTGGTGAGATAGAGGAAATGACCAGAGCAGAGCAGCGCTTGATATCCCTTCAGCATCGCATCTGCAAAGGGAACGCCTGCGTCGAGTTCGGCGTTGATCAGGCGGAGATAGGTGTCTGCGGCGTGATCCGAAAGGGGACCGCCCGCGACTTGTGCAGCGAACCGATGAAACAGAAGTCGCGCGTCTGTTTTCGGTTGTTGTGAAATGACCGACACCGGCAGCCGGCTAGTAGGCTCAGGCGGCCCAATCGCAAGGTCTCCGAAAAGTACGTGATGCGAAGCGGCTGGCCATTGGGGCGGAGAGAGCGGCCCGGCGACTTCCAGCCACTCGAAAGCGGCGCCGCGATGTCCATCCGCAGGCATCGGCGGAAAGTCATAAAAGAATCCGCCATCGGTACGGATAAACGGCACCGGCAAGCCGAGTAAGCTGTACTCGAAAGTCTCACCGGCTTTCAGCAGAATCGTGGTTTCAAACGTCTTCACTTCCGGCTGCAAGTCGATCCACCCGCCGGTCTCGCGAACATCGCCAGAAACGTCGGCGCCGGATGGTTGTCGCGCCCGAAAACTGATCGGCAGCGGATCATAAGCCGGAACAAGCCGAAATCCAGGCAACTGTCGCACCGCTCGCGCAGCAAAGCGAATCTGGTATTCGCCCTCGACCGGGGCGACAAACCCCCGCGGATATCCAAAGTAGGGCCATGTGGCCGAACGAAAGAGCGCTAGTTCAACAGGAGCTTCATCAAACTCCTGCGGCGTCAACTCTTTCACGCGAGCGCTCGAAATCATTTTGCCGTTACGAGCGAAGAACATCGCTTCGCGTCCGCCGAAAGTCTCGCCGGACGGAAAGAG
The nucleotide sequence above comes from Blastopirellula sp. J2-11. Encoded proteins:
- a CDS encoding ThuA domain-containing protein, whose protein sequence is MKKRLLALIFVGLIATSLLASEPTQVLIVVGPSSHPPGSHEVAAGGRLLKYCVEQSGVGDIQADIVYEWPQEEALLDRASTVVFLGDTFPPQRMPETKKILTQLDAMMQRGCGIVCIHYATGLWGEDVTADGDHPLLGWLGGYFANGTCPHHQGIAKIFPQATITPAAGQHPILHGWKSFTLHDEPYILNYFGGPQNRPADNVTPIAISKLPPENPHNEIVAWAVQRKDSGRGFAIVMPHFYKNWTNDDLRCCVLNGIVWTAKETVPNDGVQVKLPELTQFEPAAVEYAPRAKRQPAGAK
- a CDS encoding EamA family transporter, which gives rise to MTSNWFAWALLSAGFAALTAIFAKIGLEGVNSDFATLIRTVVILIVLAGFVWATGAISDPRQLSFKTLVFLVASGLATGASWVCYFRALKVGEASKVAPVDKFSLVLVAVFAFLFLGERPVPREWLGIALVGAGVVLLAWKR
- a CDS encoding MFS transporter, producing the protein MATESPESTLADEVSPEITPSTEVADATKVSRPQLVIAILGALSVSHLLNDVMQSLLPAVYPLLKENYSLSFFQVGLITFTFHVTASLLQPLVGMVTDRRPWPYSLVVGMGFTLVGLNLLALAGSFESILIAAAMVGIGSSVFHPEASRVARLASGGRYGFAQSLFQVGGNAGSAIGPLLAAFVVAPWGQPSIAWFSIGAIAALMILGYVGRWYQRHLNDLKANPRKVRIEQTSTLTPGRVYGAVGVLLMLVFSKYIYLVSLSSYYTFYLMDKFDVPVQSAQLYLFIFLGAVAVGTLGGGPVGDRLGFKTVIWFSILGVLPFTLILPYANLFGTVVLTVPIGLILASAFSAIIVYAQELLPSKVGMIAGMFFGFAFGIAGIGAAVLGWLADQTSIEYVYHVCSFLPLVGLLTALLPNLESRG
- a CDS encoding MarR family winged helix-turn-helix transcriptional regulator encodes the protein MTNAPRNKENGLAAEIGKRTPFTSLKQEAYLNLVRTHEQLAGQFARLLKQHGLSDPQYNALRILRGEGKPMQTYQIAERMITSQTDISRLVDRLETNELVERERSAEDRRVVWVTLTKQGSAILKKLDQPVADLHESQFKAFSDDQLKSLTKLLFAARKSGE
- a CDS encoding FMN-dependent NADH-azoreductase, giving the protein MAKLLHIESSPRKARSASIAVAKEFLAKYQEANPADEVETWDLWSTSLPEFDGDTIDAKYQILHGQDHSPEQAAAWKGVTDVFDRFNSADKYVLSLPMWNFGVPYKLKHLIDVITQPGLAFNFSPETGYTGLVTGKPITVIYARGGEYTSSEQMKAIDFQKSYVEFLLGFIGFTDVKSIVIEPMLAPPEVAGPAKENAKKQATEIAASF
- a CDS encoding VOC family protein → MQVSPYLFFRGDCRAAFEFYEKLLGAKIEAILPHAGTPAGEHVPEDWQDKIMHACMTIGDTLLMASDCPPEQFAKPQGFKVSLQIDEPSEAERVFAGLSEGGKIEMPLQETFWALRFGMVTDRFGTPWMINCGKSE
- a CDS encoding CHASE domain-containing protein, giving the protein MQIKVSHRDESRTTATIDAAWLIIAARILLCLSLLTSLLVLIAWPAGWISLRSIIAGLPTMKVNTAVGLALLSLAGLFWTIVTRPPNRLQLLPQLLALLAIAMGIANLTQSLTAVDLGINTLLCDDPASIAAGEIPGQMSLGTSLGISLLGVGMLLWRGTFKPIGIGATLLGGAIGVLGVGMFLSRASGLRDIPIFSTTAIHTALLLSTIALSILLASQGLKLAKTDVFFTRLKKDIRRAQPLICIVTVTLLVGFLVTALLVRDSQNHIRSANFAQFLRRSELLTLEIQRRANICVYGLNGARGMYTGSQFVDRREFAAYVASRDLPNEFPGAIGFGMIQRVNRDDVDSFVAQERADNAPEFAVHSLGDAPIAYIIQHVYPLEDNRAAWGYDIGSENIRRTAIEKAIRSGEPTITGMIHLLQDNVERSGFLYYVPVYKNETNPHTPVEREANLAGVLYAPIILERSLDRMGDMLDNGLDFEIFDGDERTKRPYLYDHDRHLDNFAGLHFNQAAYKGRTFFHSEPITVGGRAWTIVTSTTPQFDAQIDRVTPAVLGLGGAALSLLLAGIVWSMGLSQTRAMALAEDMTQELRASEKCATEAADEAERLAKIIRRTSNGVIITDIDGKIEWVNDGFTRISGYRLEEALQKTPSELLYGPNSNPDAIARLQEAFLHRVSTNAEIVNYAKDRREYVVSTEIAPLFDANGTLTGFMMIESDITEKCAVEARLKAVNAELISAHREAKRASKIKSEFLANMSHEIRTPMTAIVGFSDLLLEQGVSEEEKRKSVGTIQRNGNHLLELINDILDLSKVEAGKFDIELRTMNPIEVVRDVQELLNDRAIAQENQLQIEWRGSLPQTICSDSTRLKQALFNLVGNAIKFTRKGVVKVIAQCDFANELMSFQVIDSGIGMSLEQLEHIFQPFRQADASTTRNFGGTGLGLTITKQIAELLGGEITVESQPGHGSTFTLRVATGDLTGVPLRSSHDAAEPDSPSTIVATSNLHGRVLLVEDGPDNRKLIGFILRKAGADVTIAENGELGRDAALQAWRADTPFDVILMDMQMPVMDGYTATAQLRNAGYTGQIIALTAHAMRGDVNKCLDAGCDAYLTKPIERKSFLKEISARIQMSTLQNNTEAR
- a CDS encoding DUF1552 domain-containing protein, with the translated sequence MTNSHFLTRSFKRRRFLQGVGVCLGLPLLDCFRPLYGDSIPAGETPQRMLLISNNLGVLPAPFFPQQSGADYQLSPYLKVIGDHRQDFTVFSGLSHPSVVGGHSTENCFLTAARDPTRSGFRNSISLDQFAVEQLGQQTRFPTLNLGVNIDKANRSLSWSRDGALLPAEDSPAALFRQMFVQGSKSEVELRLHQLQQRSSILDVLLEDMRHFQRGLGTDDQHRLDQYFTSVRQLEERLHAAGNWEQLPKPVVEREPPVDILDKSQFFSKLELMLSMAQLALQSDSTRIVTLMIDAFATGVFEIVDQEKSLDGYHNLSHHGQSPQKVAQLEKVDLQQLRIFGELLESLAAQPDGAGRLLDSTMVLFGSNMGDANIHSNTNLPILLAGGGFQHGEHLAFRQDDNTPLCNLFVSMLQRMGVETDRFSSSTGTLTGLMPTSS